The proteins below come from a single Burkholderia humptydooensis genomic window:
- the petA gene encoding ubiquinol-cytochrome c reductase iron-sulfur subunit — protein MRDKEEEHVDSSRRTWLIATSVAGGVGGVATVIPFAASLAPSTRAKAAGAPVEVDISALKPGEMLTVPWRGKPVWVLNRTDAMLADVVKADKEVADPLSKSTYSMPLPEYCANEYRSRADHKNILVVMAVCTHLGCTPSQRFTPGPQPNLPDDWPGGFLCPCHGSTYDLAGRVFKNKPAPQNLDVPPYMFTSATTIVIGKDEKGEA, from the coding sequence ATGCGAGACAAAGAAGAGGAACACGTCGACAGCAGCCGCCGGACATGGCTGATTGCGACATCGGTTGCGGGCGGCGTCGGTGGCGTCGCAACCGTGATACCTTTCGCGGCGTCGTTGGCGCCGTCCACCAGGGCCAAGGCGGCCGGCGCGCCGGTCGAAGTCGACATCAGCGCGCTCAAGCCGGGCGAGATGCTCACGGTTCCCTGGCGCGGCAAGCCCGTGTGGGTGCTGAATCGCACCGATGCGATGCTCGCCGACGTCGTCAAGGCGGACAAGGAAGTCGCCGATCCGCTGTCGAAATCGACGTACTCGATGCCGTTGCCCGAGTATTGCGCGAACGAATACCGGTCGAGAGCCGACCACAAGAACATTCTCGTCGTGATGGCGGTGTGCACGCACCTCGGCTGCACGCCGAGCCAGCGCTTCACGCCGGGGCCGCAGCCGAACCTTCCCGACGATTGGCCGGGCGGCTTCCTATGCCCGTGCCACGGCTCGACCTACGACCTCGCCGGACGGGTCTTCAAGAACAAGCCGGCCCCGCAGAATCTGGACGTTCCGCCTTACATGTTCACGTCGGCCACGACGATCGTGATCGGCAAGGACGAGAAAGGAGAAGCGTAA
- a CDS encoding glutathione S-transferase N-terminal domain-containing protein, which yields MMVLYSGTTCPFSQRCRLVLFEKGMDFEIRDVDLFNKPEDIAVMNPYGQVPILVERDLILYESNIINEYIDERFPHPQLMPADPVQRARARLFLLNFEKELFVHVSTLENEKGKAAEKSHEKARLAIRDRLTQLAPIFLKNKYMLGEEFSMLDVAIAPLLWRLDHYGIELSKNAAPLMKYAERIFSRPAYIEALTPSEKVMRR from the coding sequence ATGATGGTTCTGTATTCCGGCACGACTTGTCCGTTCTCCCAGCGTTGCCGGCTGGTGCTGTTCGAAAAGGGCATGGATTTCGAGATTCGCGACGTCGACCTGTTCAACAAACCGGAAGACATCGCGGTGATGAATCCGTACGGACAGGTGCCGATTCTCGTCGAACGTGATCTGATCCTGTACGAATCGAACATCATCAACGAGTATATCGACGAGCGCTTCCCGCACCCGCAACTGATGCCGGCCGACCCGGTGCAGCGCGCGCGCGCGCGCCTGTTCCTGCTCAACTTCGAGAAGGAGCTGTTCGTGCACGTGAGCACGCTCGAGAACGAGAAAGGCAAGGCCGCCGAGAAGAGCCACGAGAAGGCGCGCCTCGCGATCCGCGATCGCCTGACGCAGCTCGCGCCGATCTTCCTGAAGAACAAATACATGCTTGGCGAGGAGTTCTCGATGCTCGACGTCGCGATCGCGCCGCTCCTGTGGCGTCTCGACCACTACGGGATCGAGCTGTCGAAGAACGCCGCGCCGCTGATGAAGTACGCAGAGCGGATTTTCAGCCGTCCTGCCTATATCGAAGCGCTGACGCCGTCCGAAAAGGTCATGCGTCGTTAA
- a CDS encoding cytochrome b, with protein sequence MATDNKEISTTGLLGWVDRRFPLTSTWKQHLSEYYAPKNFNAWYFFGSLALLVLVNQIVTGIFLTMNYKPDSALAFASVEYIMREVPWGWLIRYMHSTGASMFFVVVYLHMFRGLLYGSYRKPRELVWIFGCAIFLCLMAEAFFGYLLPWGQMSFWGAQVIVNLFSAIPFIGPDLSLWIRGDYVVSDVTLNRFFAFHVIAIPLVLLLLVVAHLIALHEVGSNNPDGIEIKEKKDEKGVPLDGIPFHPYYSVHDFFGVCVFLMVFALIVFFMPEMGGYFLEANNFIPANPLQTPPEIAPVWYFTAFYAMLRATTDPFKIVLMIVIAALGLLALARARGKWKIALPVLAAALVVFMYFTESKFWGVVVMGGAVVTLFFLPWLDRSPVKSIRYRPFFHKVFFGIFVIVFLTLAFLGTRPPSPAATLIAQVCALVYFAFFLGMPFWTTLGTFKQPPERVRFKSH encoded by the coding sequence ATGGCGACCGATAACAAAGAGATCTCCACAACAGGCTTGCTCGGCTGGGTCGACCGGCGCTTTCCCCTCACTTCCACCTGGAAGCAGCATCTTTCCGAATACTACGCGCCGAAGAACTTCAACGCCTGGTATTTCTTCGGGTCGCTCGCGCTGCTCGTGCTCGTCAACCAGATCGTCACCGGCATCTTCCTGACGATGAACTACAAGCCCGATTCGGCGCTCGCGTTCGCGTCGGTCGAGTACATCATGCGCGAGGTGCCGTGGGGCTGGCTCATCCGCTACATGCACTCGACGGGCGCGTCGATGTTCTTCGTCGTCGTCTACCTTCACATGTTCCGCGGCCTGCTGTACGGCTCGTACCGCAAGCCGCGCGAGCTCGTGTGGATCTTCGGCTGCGCGATCTTCCTGTGCCTGATGGCCGAGGCGTTCTTCGGCTACCTGCTGCCGTGGGGCCAGATGTCGTTCTGGGGCGCGCAGGTGATCGTGAACCTTTTTTCGGCGATCCCGTTCATCGGCCCGGATCTGTCACTGTGGATTCGCGGCGACTACGTCGTGTCCGACGTCACGCTGAACCGCTTCTTCGCGTTCCACGTGATCGCGATTCCGCTCGTGCTGCTGCTGCTCGTCGTCGCGCACCTGATCGCGCTGCACGAAGTGGGGTCGAACAACCCGGACGGCATCGAGATCAAGGAGAAGAAGGACGAGAAGGGCGTGCCGCTCGACGGCATTCCGTTCCACCCGTACTACTCGGTGCACGACTTCTTCGGCGTCTGCGTGTTCCTGATGGTGTTCGCGCTGATCGTGTTCTTCATGCCGGAGATGGGCGGCTACTTCCTCGAAGCGAACAACTTCATCCCGGCGAACCCGCTGCAGACGCCGCCCGAGATCGCGCCCGTCTGGTACTTCACCGCGTTCTACGCGATGCTGCGCGCGACGACCGACCCGTTCAAGATCGTGCTGATGATCGTGATCGCGGCGCTCGGCCTCCTCGCGCTCGCTCGCGCGCGCGGCAAGTGGAAGATCGCGTTGCCCGTGCTCGCCGCGGCGCTCGTCGTTTTCATGTACTTCACCGAATCGAAGTTCTGGGGCGTCGTCGTGATGGGCGGGGCCGTCGTCACGCTGTTCTTCCTGCCGTGGCTCGACCGCAGCCCGGTGAAATCGATCCGCTACCGGCCGTTCTTCCACAAGGTGTTCTTCGGAATCTTCGTCATCGTGTTTTTGACGCTCGCGTTCCTCGGCACGCGACCGCCTTCGCCCGCCGCGACGCTGATCGCGCAGGTGTGCGCGCTCGTGTACTTCGCGTTCTTCCTCGGCATGCCGTTCTGGACGACGCTCGGCACCTTCAAGCAGCCGCCCGAACGCGTGCGGTTCAAATCCCATTGA
- a CDS encoding Nif3-like dinuclear metal center hexameric protein — translation MDRIELELYLNNTLEIGRFKDYSPNGLQVEGRRKIEKIATGVTASLAFLDRALEWGADAVLVHHGYFWRNEAPQITGRKYQRLKRLLANDLNLFAFHLPLDAHPELGNNAQLGERLGLIGDAHFGDQDLGWLATLSMPVTLEHFAAKVENTLGRTPLVLGDSDQQLRRVAWCTGGAQSYFDAAIDAGADVFLTGEVSEHVTHAAAESGVAFVAAGHHATERFGIQALGQHLSERFDLEHIFIDIHNPV, via the coding sequence ATGGATCGGATCGAACTTGAATTGTACTTGAACAATACCCTCGAAATCGGGCGGTTCAAGGACTACAGCCCGAACGGCCTCCAGGTGGAGGGCCGTCGAAAGATTGAAAAAATCGCCACCGGCGTGACGGCTTCGCTCGCATTTCTCGATCGCGCCCTCGAATGGGGCGCGGACGCGGTGCTCGTCCATCACGGCTACTTCTGGCGCAACGAGGCGCCGCAAATCACGGGCCGCAAGTACCAGCGCCTGAAGCGCCTGCTCGCGAACGACCTGAACCTGTTCGCGTTCCACTTGCCGCTCGACGCGCATCCCGAGCTCGGCAACAACGCGCAGCTCGGCGAGCGCCTCGGCCTCATCGGCGACGCGCATTTCGGCGACCAGGACCTCGGCTGGCTCGCAACGCTGTCGATGCCCGTCACGCTCGAGCACTTCGCCGCGAAGGTCGAGAATACGCTCGGCCGCACGCCGCTCGTGCTCGGCGATTCGGATCAGCAACTGCGCCGCGTCGCGTGGTGCACGGGCGGCGCGCAGAGCTACTTCGACGCGGCGATCGACGCGGGCGCCGACGTGTTCCTGACGGGCGAGGTGTCCGAGCACGTGACGCATGCGGCGGCCGAGAGCGGCGTTGCATTCGTTGCGGCGGGGCACCATGCAACCGAGCGTTTCGGCATCCAGGCGCTCGGTCAGCATTTATCGGAGCGTTTTGACCTCGAGCATATCTTTATCGATATTCATAACCCGGTTTAA
- the tatB gene encoding Sec-independent protein translocase protein TatB: MLDLGLSKMALIGVVALVVLGPERLPRVARTAGALFGRAQRYINDVKAEVSREIELDALRTMKSDFEQAAHNVENTIHDNLREHERDLNAAWNSAVSSGDPAAADASGGLAAVSDGASWRTVAAAPAKRRNWRVKKTATPVWYKRATLRRTQVQSGAARVARHQPSSLRRPARFF, translated from the coding sequence ATGCTCGATCTCGGTCTTTCGAAGATGGCGCTGATCGGCGTCGTCGCGCTCGTCGTGCTCGGCCCCGAGCGGCTGCCGCGCGTCGCGCGCACGGCGGGCGCGCTGTTCGGGCGCGCGCAGCGCTACATCAACGACGTGAAGGCGGAAGTCTCGCGCGAGATCGAACTCGATGCGCTGCGCACGATGAAGAGCGATTTCGAGCAGGCCGCGCACAACGTCGAGAACACGATCCACGACAACCTGCGCGAGCACGAGCGCGATCTGAACGCCGCGTGGAATTCGGCGGTGTCGTCGGGCGATCCGGCTGCCGCCGACGCGTCCGGCGGCCTGGCCGCGGTGTCCGACGGAGCGTCGTGGCGCACTGTCGCCGCCGCGCCGGCGAAGCGCCGCAACTGGCGCGTGAAGAAGACGGCGACGCCAGTCTGGTACAAGCGCGCAACGTTGCGTCGCACGCAGGTGCAGTCGGGCGCCGCGCGTGTTGCGCGGCATCAGCCGTCGAGCCTGCGCCGTCCCGCGCGTTTCTTCTGA
- the hisF gene encoding imidazole glycerol phosphate synthase subunit HisF, whose protein sequence is MALAKRIIPCLDVTAGRVVKGVNFVELRDAGDPVEIARRYDEQGADELTFLDITATSDGRDLILPIIEAVASQVFIPLTVGGGVRAVEDVRRLLNAGADKVSMNSSAVANPQLVRDAADKYGSQCIVVAIDAKRVSADGEPPRWEVFTHGGRKGTGLDAVEWARKMAELGAGEILLTSMDRDGTKAGFDLALTRAVSDAVPVPVIASGGVGSLEHLAAGITEGHADAVLAASIFHYGEHTVGEAKRFMAARGIAVRL, encoded by the coding sequence ATGGCTCTAGCTAAACGCATCATCCCCTGTCTCGACGTGACCGCCGGGCGCGTCGTCAAGGGCGTCAATTTCGTCGAACTGCGCGACGCGGGAGACCCCGTCGAGATCGCTCGGCGCTACGACGAACAAGGCGCCGACGAACTCACGTTCCTCGACATCACCGCGACGTCGGACGGCCGCGACCTGATCCTGCCGATCATCGAGGCGGTCGCGTCGCAGGTGTTCATTCCGCTCACGGTGGGCGGCGGCGTGCGTGCGGTCGAAGACGTGCGGCGCCTGCTGAACGCCGGCGCGGACAAGGTCAGCATGAACTCGTCGGCGGTCGCCAATCCGCAGCTCGTGCGCGACGCCGCGGACAAGTACGGCTCGCAGTGCATCGTCGTCGCGATCGACGCGAAGCGCGTGTCGGCCGACGGCGAGCCGCCGCGCTGGGAAGTCTTCACGCACGGCGGCCGCAAGGGCACGGGCCTCGACGCGGTCGAATGGGCGCGCAAGATGGCCGAGCTCGGCGCGGGCGAGATCCTGCTGACGAGCATGGACCGCGACGGCACGAAGGCGGGCTTCGATCTCGCGCTCACGCGCGCGGTGTCGGACGCGGTGCCCGTGCCCGTGATCGCGTCGGGCGGCGTCGGCTCGCTCGAGCACCTCGCGGCCGGCATCACCGAAGGCCACGCGGACGCCGTGCTCGCCGCGAGCATCTTCCACTACGGCGAGCACACGGTCGGCGAGGCGAAGCGTTTCATGGCCGCGCGCGGCATTGCAGTGAGGTTGTGA
- the tatA gene encoding Sec-independent protein translocase subunit TatA → MGGLSIWHWLIVLLIVALVFGTKKLRNIGNDLGSAVKGFKDGMKESETPADPQQLPRSGSVNVDAKDAARSSDSNKA, encoded by the coding sequence ATGGGCGGATTGAGTATTTGGCACTGGCTGATCGTGTTGCTGATCGTCGCGCTGGTGTTCGGCACGAAGAAGCTGCGCAACATCGGCAACGATCTCGGCAGTGCGGTCAAGGGTTTCAAGGACGGCATGAAGGAGAGCGAAACGCCCGCCGACCCGCAGCAACTGCCGCGCTCGGGCTCGGTGAACGTCGACGCGAAGGATGCGGCGCGTTCGTCGGATTCGAACAAGGCGTGA
- a CDS encoding cytochrome c1, whose product MKKLLSTLAMFIVSACLLTSVSVRAEEGEFPLDRPPDNTENLVSLQHGAQLFVNYCLNCHSANLMRYNRLTDLGIPQKEIEKNLLFATDKVGNTMTVAMRPEDAKTWLGVAPPDLSVEARARSRDWLYTYLRTFYRDDTRPTGWNNAVFPNVGMPHVLWQLQGERNAKFEEKTDEETGEKVRKLVGFQQVTPGTLAPADYDAAVGDLVAYLNWMSEPAQQTRKRLGVWVLLFLGVLTFLAWRLNAAYWKDIK is encoded by the coding sequence ATGAAGAAATTGCTTTCGACGCTCGCAATGTTTATTGTGTCGGCATGTCTGCTGACGAGCGTATCCGTGCGGGCCGAAGAGGGGGAATTTCCGCTCGACCGGCCACCCGATAACACGGAGAATCTCGTCTCCTTGCAGCATGGCGCGCAATTGTTTGTAAACTATTGCCTGAATTGCCATAGTGCGAACCTGATGCGCTACAACCGGCTGACGGATCTCGGCATCCCGCAGAAGGAGATCGAGAAGAATCTCCTGTTCGCGACCGACAAGGTCGGCAACACGATGACCGTTGCGATGCGGCCGGAAGACGCGAAGACCTGGCTCGGCGTAGCGCCGCCGGATCTTTCCGTCGAAGCGCGCGCCCGCAGCCGTGATTGGCTCTACACGTATCTGCGCACTTTTTACCGCGACGATACGCGCCCGACGGGCTGGAACAACGCTGTGTTCCCGAACGTCGGCATGCCTCATGTGCTGTGGCAGCTTCAGGGGGAGCGCAATGCAAAATTCGAGGAAAAGACGGACGAGGAAACGGGCGAGAAAGTGCGCAAGCTCGTCGGGTTCCAGCAGGTGACGCCCGGGACGCTCGCGCCGGCGGATTACGATGCCGCCGTCGGCGATCTGGTCGCGTACCTGAACTGGATGTCCGAGCCGGCGCAGCAGACCCGCAAGCGCCTCGGCGTGTGGGTGCTGCTGTTCCTTGGTGTCCTGACGTTCCTCGCATGGCGGCTCAATGCCGCCTACTGGAAAGATATCAAGTAA
- the hisA gene encoding 1-(5-phosphoribosyl)-5-[(5-phosphoribosylamino)methylideneamino]imidazole-4-carboxamide isomerase — translation MLLIPAIDLKDGQCVRLKQGDMDQATIFSEDPAAMARKWVDLGARRLHLVDLNGAFAGKPKNLEAIEAILGEVGDEIPVQLGGGIRSLETIEKYLDAGLSYVIIGTAAVKDPGFLRDACSAFAGNIIVGLDAKDGKVATDGWSKLTGHEVIDLAQKFEDYGVESIVYTDIGRDGMLQGINIEATVKLAQAVGIPVIASGGLSNIVDIEKLCEVEDEGIEGVICGRAIYSGDLDFAAAQKRADELNGELDDA, via the coding sequence ATGCTGCTGATTCCGGCCATCGATCTTAAAGACGGTCAGTGTGTGCGCCTCAAACAAGGCGATATGGACCAGGCAACGATTTTTTCCGAGGATCCCGCGGCGATGGCCCGTAAATGGGTCGATCTCGGGGCGCGGCGCCTGCATCTCGTCGACCTGAACGGCGCGTTCGCCGGCAAGCCGAAGAATCTCGAGGCGATCGAGGCGATCCTCGGCGAAGTCGGCGACGAAATCCCCGTGCAGCTCGGCGGCGGCATCCGCAGCCTCGAGACGATCGAGAAGTATCTCGACGCGGGCCTGTCGTACGTGATCATCGGCACGGCGGCGGTGAAGGACCCGGGCTTCCTGCGCGACGCGTGCAGCGCGTTCGCGGGCAACATCATCGTCGGCCTCGACGCGAAGGACGGCAAGGTCGCCACCGACGGCTGGAGCAAGCTCACGGGCCACGAAGTGATCGATCTCGCGCAGAAGTTCGAGGACTACGGCGTCGAGTCGATCGTCTACACGGACATCGGCCGCGACGGGATGCTGCAGGGCATCAACATCGAGGCGACAGTGAAGCTCGCGCAGGCGGTCGGCATTCCGGTGATCGCGAGCGGCGGCCTGTCGAACATCGTCGACATCGAGAAGCTCTGCGAAGTGGAAGACGAGGGCATCGAAGGCGTGATCTGCGGCCGGGCGATCTACTCGGGCGACCTCGATTTCGCCGCCGCGCAAAAGCGCGCGGACGAACTGAACGGCGAGCTCGACGACGCCTGA
- the hisI gene encoding phosphoribosyl-AMP cyclohydrolase — MNERAKPGDWLGKVRWDANGLVPVIAQDAATNDVLMFAWMNRDALAKTIELKRAVYYSRSRQRLWFKGEESGHVQHVREVRLDCDEDVVLLKVEQVEGIACHTGRRSCFFQKFEGTVDDGEWVAVDPVLKDPEHIYK, encoded by the coding sequence ATGAACGAACGAGCGAAGCCGGGCGACTGGCTGGGCAAGGTCCGCTGGGACGCGAACGGCCTCGTGCCGGTGATCGCGCAGGACGCGGCGACGAACGACGTGCTGATGTTCGCGTGGATGAACCGCGATGCGCTGGCGAAGACGATCGAGCTGAAGCGCGCGGTGTACTACTCGCGCTCGCGGCAGCGCCTGTGGTTCAAGGGCGAGGAATCGGGCCACGTGCAGCACGTGCGCGAGGTGCGCCTCGACTGCGACGAGGACGTCGTGCTGCTGAAGGTCGAGCAGGTCGAAGGCATCGCGTGCCACACGGGCCGGCGCTCGTGCTTTTTCCAGAAATTCGAGGGCACCGTCGACGACGGCGAATGGGTCGCGGTCGATCCGGTGCTCAAAGATCCCGAACATATCTACAAATGA
- a CDS encoding DUF4870 family protein, whose protein sequence is MPESPNQFPPSYQGATESERQQSLRTLTHILYLLYAIHWLTGGITGIVAIIINYVKRDDAVGTAYQAHFEWQIRTFWRALIAYLIGFALLFVGIGFIVLGAVWIWTLYRIIKGWLYLNDNKTLDPQAWF, encoded by the coding sequence ATGCCGGAGTCGCCGAACCAATTTCCGCCGTCGTACCAGGGCGCGACCGAGAGCGAACGCCAGCAATCGTTGCGCACGCTGACGCACATCCTCTATCTGCTGTACGCGATTCACTGGCTGACGGGCGGCATCACGGGCATCGTCGCGATCATCATCAACTACGTGAAGCGCGACGATGCGGTCGGCACCGCGTATCAGGCGCATTTCGAATGGCAGATCCGCACGTTCTGGCGCGCGCTGATCGCGTATCTGATCGGCTTTGCGCTGCTGTTCGTCGGGATCGGCTTCATCGTGCTGGGCGCGGTGTGGATCTGGACGCTGTACCGTATCATCAAAGGCTGGCTGTACCTGAACGACAACAAGACGCTCGATCCGCAGGCGTGGTTCTGA
- a CDS encoding phosphoribosyl-ATP diphosphatase: MTQSTIEDTLLRLAAVIDSRKGGDPEQSYVSRLFDKGDDAVLKKIGEEATEVVLAAKDVRQGGAPSALVGEVADLWFHCLVALSHFDLSPADVIAELERREGMSGIEEKALRKRREREENGG; the protein is encoded by the coding sequence ATGACGCAATCGACGATCGAAGACACGCTGCTGCGCCTCGCCGCCGTGATCGACAGCCGCAAGGGCGGCGATCCCGAGCAATCGTACGTGTCGCGCCTCTTTGACAAGGGCGACGACGCGGTCCTGAAGAAGATCGGCGAGGAAGCGACGGAAGTCGTGCTCGCCGCGAAGGACGTGCGCCAGGGCGGCGCGCCGTCCGCGCTCGTCGGCGAGGTTGCGGACCTGTGGTTCCACTGCCTCGTCGCGCTGTCGCATTTCGACCTGAGCCCCGCTGACGTGATCGCCGAGCTCGAACGCCGTGAAGGGATGTCGGGCATCGAGGAAAAGGCGCTGCGCAAGCGCCGCGAGCGCGAGGAAAACGGCGGGTGA
- a CDS encoding Do family serine endopeptidase, translating to MLRRFWLFFAQAVTVLLALMFIVATLKPQWLQRQGQLGKQLAAPIVALREVAPGVGGAPAQSSYADAAQKAMPAVVNVFSSKDGSLPPDPRAKDPLFRYFFGDRNARRQQEEPAANLGSGVIVSSEGYILTNQHVVDGADQIEVALADGRTATAKVIGSDPETDLAVLKINMTNLPTITLGRSDQARIGDVVLAIGNPFGVGQTVTMGIISALGRNHLGINTFENFIQTDAPINPGNSGGALVDVNGNLLGINTAIYSRSGGSLGIGFAIPVSTARNVLESIITTGTVTRGWIGVEPQDVTPEIAESFSLAQKSGAIVAGVLQGGPADKAGIKPGDILVSIDGEEITDTTKLLNVVAQIKPGTPAKVHVVRKGKELDVTVVIGKRPPPPKQALDEQNSDEEE from the coding sequence ATGCTTAGACGCTTCTGGCTGTTCTTCGCCCAAGCGGTGACGGTGCTGCTCGCACTGATGTTCATCGTGGCGACGCTCAAGCCGCAATGGCTCCAACGGCAGGGCCAACTCGGCAAACAGCTCGCGGCGCCGATCGTCGCGCTGCGGGAAGTCGCGCCCGGCGTCGGCGGCGCGCCTGCTCAATCCTCGTATGCGGACGCCGCGCAAAAGGCGATGCCCGCCGTCGTCAATGTGTTCTCCAGCAAGGACGGTTCGCTGCCGCCCGATCCGCGCGCGAAGGATCCGCTCTTTCGCTATTTCTTCGGCGATCGCAACGCGCGCCGGCAGCAGGAGGAGCCCGCGGCCAACCTGGGGTCGGGCGTCATCGTAAGCTCGGAGGGTTACATTCTAACGAACCAGCACGTCGTCGACGGCGCGGACCAGATCGAAGTCGCGCTCGCCGACGGCCGCACGGCCACCGCGAAGGTGATCGGCAGCGATCCGGAAACCGATCTCGCGGTGCTCAAGATCAACATGACGAACCTGCCGACGATCACGCTCGGCCGCTCGGACCAGGCGCGGATCGGCGACGTCGTGCTCGCGATCGGCAACCCGTTCGGCGTCGGCCAGACGGTCACGATGGGGATCATCAGCGCGCTCGGGCGCAACCACCTCGGCATCAACACGTTCGAGAACTTCATCCAGACCGACGCGCCGATCAACCCGGGCAACTCGGGCGGCGCGCTCGTCGACGTGAACGGCAACCTGCTCGGCATCAACACGGCGATCTACTCGCGCTCGGGCGGCTCGCTCGGCATCGGCTTCGCGATTCCCGTGTCGACCGCGCGCAACGTGCTCGAGAGCATCATCACGACGGGCACCGTCACGCGCGGCTGGATCGGCGTCGAGCCGCAGGACGTGACGCCCGAGATCGCCGAATCATTCAGCCTCGCGCAAAAATCGGGCGCGATCGTTGCGGGCGTGCTGCAGGGCGGCCCGGCCGACAAGGCGGGAATCAAGCCGGGCGACATTCTCGTGTCGATCGACGGCGAGGAAATCACCGACACGACGAAGCTGCTGAACGTCGTCGCGCAGATCAAGCCCGGCACGCCGGCGAAGGTGCACGTCGTGCGCAAGGGCAAGGAGCTCGACGTGACGGTCGTGATCGGCAAGCGGCCGCCGCCGCCGAAGCAGGCGCTCGACGAGCAGAACAGCGACGAGGAGGAGTGA
- the tatC gene encoding twin-arginine translocase subunit TatC, with the protein MSDPQHNPDEGPEETFISHLVELRDRIIRAGAAVIVVFLGLVYWAPDIFRLLARPLMENLPKGGKMIVTDVTGSFFVPMKVTMLVALVIALPVVLYQIWAFVAPGLYQHEKKLVLPLVGSSYVLFLCGMAFAYFLVFPTIFRVMAHYNAPLGAEMSTDIDNYLSFVLGMFVAFGVTFEVPIVVVLLVRMGVLTVRKLKEIRPYVIVGAFVVAAVVTPPDVFSQLMLALPLVLLYEAGIIAARLFVKPPAKDEDESKAAAN; encoded by the coding sequence GTGAGCGACCCCCAGCACAATCCGGACGAAGGTCCGGAAGAAACCTTCATCTCCCATCTCGTCGAACTGCGCGACCGCATCATCCGGGCGGGCGCGGCCGTGATCGTCGTGTTCCTCGGGCTCGTCTACTGGGCGCCCGACATCTTCCGGCTGCTCGCGCGGCCGCTGATGGAGAACCTGCCGAAGGGCGGCAAGATGATCGTGACCGACGTCACCGGCTCGTTCTTCGTGCCGATGAAGGTGACGATGCTCGTCGCGCTCGTGATCGCGCTGCCGGTCGTGCTGTACCAGATCTGGGCGTTCGTGGCTCCTGGGCTCTATCAGCACGAGAAGAAGCTCGTCCTGCCGCTCGTCGGCAGCAGCTATGTGCTGTTCCTCTGCGGGATGGCGTTCGCGTACTTCCTCGTGTTTCCGACGATCTTCCGCGTGATGGCGCACTACAACGCGCCGCTCGGCGCCGAGATGTCGACCGACATCGACAATTACCTGAGCTTCGTGCTCGGGATGTTCGTCGCGTTCGGCGTGACGTTCGAGGTGCCGATCGTCGTCGTGCTGCTCGTGCGGATGGGCGTGCTGACCGTGCGCAAGCTCAAGGAAATCCGGCCGTACGTGATCGTCGGCGCGTTCGTCGTCGCGGCCGTCGTGACGCCGCCCGACGTGTTCTCGCAACTGATGCTCGCGCTGCCGCTCGTGCTGCTGTACGAGGCCGGGATCATCGCGGCACGGCTTTTCGTGAAGCCGCCCGCGAAGGATGAGGACGAGAGCAAGGCCGCGGCGAACTGA
- a CDS encoding histidine triad nucleotide-binding protein has product MSHDPNCLFCKIAAGEIPSTKVYEDDEFVAFRDIRPAADTHVLVIPRKHMATLSAVTADDAPLLGRMMVLVARLAEQLGCAYTGGETGFRTVINTGPGGGQEVYHLHAHILAGPRPWRRMG; this is encoded by the coding sequence ATGAGTCACGACCCGAACTGCCTGTTCTGCAAGATCGCGGCAGGCGAGATTCCGAGCACGAAAGTGTACGAGGACGACGAGTTCGTCGCCTTCCGGGACATCCGGCCCGCGGCCGACACGCACGTGCTCGTGATACCGCGCAAGCATATGGCGACGCTGTCCGCCGTCACCGCGGACGACGCGCCGCTGCTTGGTAGAATGATGGTTCTCGTCGCGCGGCTCGCCGAGCAGTTGGGCTGCGCGTATACGGGCGGCGAAACCGGGTTCCGGACGGTGATCAATACCGGGCCGGGCGGCGGGCAGGAGGTCTATCACCTGCACGCGCATATTCTGGCCGGGCCGCGTCCGTGGCGCCGGATGGGATGA